The following coding sequences lie in one Streptomyces venezuelae genomic window:
- a CDS encoding AI-2E family transporter, producing MSTLLPEPVRRIAAWCVVVLLVTGVAAVGIWLCVTFKTAVTPVLLALLGTALLGPLYRRLLKMKVQRSLAAGLTCAAVVAVVGGAGYIVVKALIDSGDQILASLKQAATDLSKYFGAAGTSLDDMASNAKELFGKFGGTAASGVISGLSTVGEMMAMAVLALLLVFFFLRDSARAMDTLRQLAPGDSADSIEAMARRAFEAIEGFMRGTTIIAFIDALCITVGLLILGVPGAWGLGALVFVGAYIPYLGAFLSGAVAVLVALADRGFAIALWALGVVLAVQVLEGHILQPMIQSRTVQMHPAVVMLAITAGASVAGILGMLLAVPLTAAAFGIVSELRGRYSGTSASSSSASSRSSSSSTSTKPPEAPASS from the coding sequence GTGAGTACCCTCCTGCCCGAGCCCGTGCGCCGCATCGCCGCCTGGTGCGTCGTCGTCCTGCTCGTCACCGGCGTGGCCGCCGTGGGGATCTGGCTGTGCGTCACCTTCAAGACCGCGGTGACCCCGGTCCTCCTCGCGCTGCTCGGCACCGCGCTCCTCGGACCGCTGTACCGGCGGCTGCTGAAGATGAAGGTGCAGCGCTCCCTCGCGGCCGGCCTCACCTGCGCGGCCGTCGTCGCCGTCGTCGGCGGCGCCGGCTACATCGTCGTCAAGGCCCTGATCGACAGCGGCGACCAGATCCTCGCCTCCCTCAAGCAGGCCGCGACGGACCTGTCGAAGTACTTCGGGGCGGCCGGGACCTCGCTCGACGACATGGCGTCCAACGCCAAGGAACTCTTCGGCAAGTTCGGCGGAACCGCCGCCTCCGGCGTCATCAGCGGGCTCAGCACCGTCGGCGAGATGATGGCGATGGCCGTCCTCGCGCTGCTGCTCGTCTTCTTCTTCCTGCGCGACTCCGCGCGCGCCATGGACACCCTGCGCCAGCTCGCTCCCGGTGACAGCGCCGACTCCATCGAGGCCATGGCGCGGCGCGCCTTCGAGGCCATCGAGGGGTTCATGCGCGGAACGACGATCATCGCGTTCATCGACGCCCTGTGCATCACGGTCGGACTGCTGATCCTCGGCGTCCCGGGCGCCTGGGGACTCGGCGCGCTCGTGTTCGTCGGCGCGTACATCCCCTACCTGGGCGCCTTCCTGTCCGGCGCGGTCGCCGTCCTGGTCGCCCTCGCCGACCGGGGGTTCGCCATCGCGCTGTGGGCGCTCGGCGTGGTCCTCGCCGTGCAGGTCCTCGAAGGACACATCCTCCAGCCGATGATCCAGAGCAGGACCGTGCAGATGCACCCGGCGGTCGTGATGCTGGCGATCACCGCGGGCGCCTCGGTGGCGGGGATCCTCGGGATGCTGCTCGCGGTGCCGCTGACGGCGGCGGCGTTCGGCATCGTCTCCGAGCTGCGCGGGCGCTACTCCGGCACGTCGGCGTCCAGCTCGTCCGCGTCGTCCAGGTCGTCCAGCTCGTCCACGTCCACGAAACCGCCGGAGGCGCCCGCGTCCTCGTAG
- a CDS encoding TetR/AcrR family transcriptional regulator, translating to MTAEQKPEIASVWTRPRRQREQLSREQIVAEAVRLLDADGLEALSMRKLGTRLDAGATSLYRHVANKDELIELVVDEVYGELSVPTAPGPAQWRDAAADSARSLRAMILRHPWVASVLGQVGLVHLGPNVTKMSERMAAVYRTAGFPEAETELARSTVISYVIGMATSEAAYLSLIARSGRTEREFADSLRADGTSDAPSGDPEQVREETFDYGLQRVLDGLQTRLASTAP from the coding sequence GTGACCGCCGAGCAGAAGCCCGAGATCGCCTCCGTCTGGACCCGTCCGCGCCGGCAGCGCGAGCAGCTGAGCCGGGAGCAGATCGTCGCGGAGGCCGTGCGGCTGCTCGACGCGGACGGGCTCGAAGCCCTCAGCATGCGCAAGCTCGGCACCCGCCTCGACGCGGGCGCGACCTCGCTCTACCGGCACGTGGCCAACAAGGACGAGCTGATCGAGCTGGTCGTCGACGAGGTCTACGGAGAGCTTTCCGTGCCCACCGCGCCCGGTCCCGCGCAGTGGCGGGACGCGGCCGCCGACAGCGCGCGCAGCCTGCGAGCGATGATTCTGCGCCACCCTTGGGTCGCCTCGGTGCTCGGCCAGGTCGGCCTCGTCCACCTCGGCCCGAACGTGACGAAGATGTCGGAGCGGATGGCCGCGGTCTACCGGACGGCGGGATTCCCCGAGGCCGAAACCGAACTGGCCCGCAGCACCGTCATCTCCTACGTGATCGGCATGGCGACCAGCGAGGCCGCGTATCTTTCACTGATCGCCCGAAGTGGGCGCACGGAGCGGGAGTTCGCGGACAGCCTGCGGGCCGACGGCACGTCGGACGCCCCTTCCGGGGACCCTGAGCAGGTGCGCGAGGAGACCTTCGACTACGGGCTCCAGCGCGTGCTCGACGGGCTCCAGACACGGCTGGCCTCGACCGCCCCTTGA
- a CDS encoding pirin family protein, translating to MPAVTVENPLTLPRVVAQADATPRPVLTVTTAPSGFEGEGFPVRRAFAGINYKHLDPFIMMDQMGEVEYEAGEPKGTPWHPHRGFETVTYLIDGTFIHQDSNGGGGTIQNGDTQWMTAGSGLLHIEAPPESLVMSGGLFHGLQLWVNLPAKDKMMNPRYQDIRGGQVQLLTTPDGGALLRVIAGELDGHQGPGITHTPITMIHATVRPGAEVTLPWREDFNGLAYVLAGRGSVGAERRPVHKGQTAVFGAGSSLTVRADERQDANAPDLEVVLLGGQPIREPMAHYGPFVMNSRAELQQAFEDFQKGLLGTVPAVHGM from the coding sequence ATGCCTGCAGTGACTGTCGAGAACCCGCTGACCCTGCCCCGAGTGGTGGCGCAGGCCGACGCGACGCCGCGCCCCGTGCTCACCGTGACCACGGCGCCGAGCGGCTTCGAGGGCGAGGGCTTCCCGGTGCGCCGGGCCTTCGCGGGAATCAACTACAAGCACCTCGACCCGTTCATCATGATGGACCAGATGGGCGAGGTGGAGTACGAGGCGGGCGAGCCGAAGGGCACCCCCTGGCACCCGCACAGAGGCTTCGAGACGGTCACGTACCTGATCGACGGCACCTTCATCCACCAGGACTCCAACGGTGGCGGCGGCACCATCCAGAACGGCGACACCCAGTGGATGACGGCCGGCAGCGGCCTGCTCCACATCGAGGCGCCGCCGGAGTCCCTCGTCATGTCCGGCGGCCTCTTCCACGGCCTCCAGCTGTGGGTGAACCTGCCCGCGAAGGACAAGATGATGAACCCCCGCTACCAGGACATCCGCGGCGGCCAGGTCCAGCTGCTCACCACCCCGGACGGCGGCGCGCTGCTCCGCGTCATCGCCGGTGAGCTCGACGGGCACCAGGGCCCCGGCATCACGCACACGCCGATCACGATGATCCACGCGACCGTGCGTCCCGGCGCCGAGGTGACGCTGCCCTGGCGCGAGGACTTCAACGGCCTCGCGTACGTCCTCGCGGGACGCGGCAGCGTGGGCGCCGAGCGGCGCCCGGTCCACAAGGGCCAGACCGCGGTCTTCGGCGCGGGCTCCTCGCTGACCGTCCGCGCGGACGAGCGGCAGGACGCGAACGCCCCCGACCTGGAGGTCGTGCTGCTCGGCGGGCAGCCGATCCGCGAGCCGATGGCGCACTACGGCCCGTTCGTGATGAACAGCAGGGCGGAGCTGCAGCAGGCCTTCGAGGACTTCCAGAAGGGTCTGCTCGGCACGGTTCCGGCCGTCCACGGCATGTAG
- a CDS encoding glycerophosphodiester phosphodiesterase family protein, with protein MPSSRIPRRRPAVLVTAAVSAAVSAALLGTAPAETAAPADTRTAPAENGAERARRLFLDHGPKAAVMTAAHRGQWRKAPENSIGALRAAFADGAEIVEVDVRMTKDKVPVLMHDATVDRTTNGRGRVSDLTLAQLRGLRLRAGLGGRQAPLTGERVPTVADAMKAARTLGLVNLDQAWEDREAVWRVLEETGTVRTGILKSHAPVPEVRAFLDRHKGALYMHVVEDDNAASVEEFGKSRPPAFEVVFDDVRDKVAAPAFVRGLRSTGRVWFNTMRYGFSARFTDEASLIDPKRGWGRLIADYGATILQTDNVETLRSYLRTGAAGRVPPGAVRVQAEGYAPGGEGKAYHDTDDGNRGDGPGRPGENVDVCDHDGAVVVCWMRGSEWLTYAIDVPKTGRYTLKVRVSSPYEPAGTYRIAYDGGRPGRPVRVAGTTAHHAFFLQDSRDPRQLTRGRHTVRLSLDEGAFQNWNLDYLQLEP; from the coding sequence ATGCCTTCGTCCAGGATCCCGCGTCGCCGTCCCGCCGTTCTCGTGACCGCCGCCGTGAGCGCGGCGGTGAGCGCCGCCCTGCTCGGCACCGCCCCCGCGGAGACCGCCGCCCCCGCGGATACGCGTACCGCCCCCGCCGAGAACGGCGCCGAGCGCGCCCGCCGCCTCTTCCTCGACCACGGCCCCAAGGCCGCCGTCATGACCGCCGCCCACCGCGGCCAGTGGCGCAAGGCCCCCGAGAACAGCATCGGCGCGCTCCGGGCGGCCTTCGCGGACGGCGCCGAGATCGTCGAGGTCGACGTCCGCATGACCAAGGACAAAGTGCCCGTCCTGATGCACGACGCGACCGTCGACCGCACCACGAACGGCAGGGGCCGCGTCTCCGACCTCACCCTCGCCCAGCTGCGCGGCCTCAGGCTGCGCGCGGGCCTCGGCGGCCGCCAGGCGCCGCTCACCGGCGAACGCGTCCCCACCGTCGCCGACGCCATGAAGGCGGCCCGCACGCTCGGGCTCGTCAACCTCGACCAGGCCTGGGAGGACCGCGAGGCCGTCTGGCGGGTCCTGGAGGAGACCGGCACCGTCCGCACCGGCATCCTCAAGTCCCACGCCCCGGTGCCGGAGGTGCGGGCGTTCCTCGACCGTCACAAGGGCGCGCTCTACATGCACGTGGTGGAGGACGACAACGCCGCGTCCGTGGAGGAGTTCGGGAAGAGCAGGCCGCCCGCGTTCGAGGTCGTCTTCGACGACGTCCGCGACAAGGTGGCGGCGCCCGCCTTCGTCCGGGGGCTGCGGTCGACCGGCCGCGTCTGGTTCAACACCATGCGGTACGGCTTCTCCGCCCGCTTCACCGACGAGGCCTCGCTGATCGACCCCAAGCGCGGCTGGGGCAGGCTCATCGCCGACTACGGCGCCACGATCCTGCAGACCGACAACGTGGAGACCCTCAGGTCCTATCTGCGCACGGGCGCCGCGGGCCGGGTGCCGCCCGGCGCGGTCCGCGTCCAGGCGGAGGGGTACGCCCCCGGCGGCGAGGGCAAGGCGTACCACGACACCGACGACGGGAACCGGGGGGACGGTCCTGGGCGTCCCGGCGAGAACGTCGACGTGTGCGACCACGACGGGGCCGTGGTGGTCTGCTGGATGCGCGGCTCGGAGTGGCTCACGTACGCGATCGACGTGCCGAAGACCGGGCGGTACACGCTCAAGGTCCGGGTGTCGTCCCCGTACGAGCCCGCGGGCACCTACCGGATCGCCTACGACGGCGGCAGGCCGGGCAGGCCCGTGCGCGTCGCGGGCACCACCGCCCACCACGCCTTCTTCCTCCAGGACAGCCGTGACCCGCGGCAGCTCACCCGCGGCCGGCACACCGTGCGCCTCTCCCTGGACGAGGGCGCCTTCCAGAACTGGAACCTCGACTACCTGCAGCTGGAGCCCTGA
- a CDS encoding SseB family protein, producing MYGYDQNPGAQQQYAPPGAQPPPQQMQGMPGGGYGQQPPLYPEPSPPSLADAVRAFTTGSMSAEDFQQAFATSKVYCPRGDNPGFLALHNTQQPVIPMFTSLKELRRYAGKDSKYFVITGAEVIDLLPTGYGFVLDMEGEHRMVFDAKAVEQMVDFAMRRMYG from the coding sequence ATGTACGGCTACGACCAGAACCCCGGCGCCCAGCAGCAGTACGCCCCGCCGGGCGCGCAGCCGCCACCGCAGCAGATGCAGGGCATGCCCGGCGGTGGCTACGGCCAGCAGCCTCCGCTCTACCCCGAGCCCTCGCCGCCGTCCCTCGCGGACGCCGTGCGCGCCTTCACGACGGGGTCGATGTCCGCCGAGGACTTCCAGCAGGCCTTCGCCACGTCGAAGGTCTACTGCCCGCGCGGCGACAACCCCGGCTTCCTCGCGCTGCACAACACGCAGCAGCCCGTGATCCCGATGTTCACCTCCCTCAAGGAGCTGCGCCGGTACGCGGGCAAGGACTCCAAGTACTTCGTGATCACCGGCGCGGAGGTCATCGACCTGCTCCCGACGGGGTACGGCTTCGTCCTCGACATGGAGGGCGAGCACCGCATGGTCTTCGACGCGAAGGCCGTGGAGCAGATGGTCGACTTCGCGATGCGGCGCATGTACGGGTGA
- a CDS encoding serine hydrolase domain-containing protein, which yields MSENHFELARWQARFDELRAAHHVPGAALAVLVDGEIHELASGVLHRGTGVEVTTDSVFQSGSIAKVYTATLIMRLADEGELDLDAPVKEILPEFETADPEATHSITTRQLLSHTSGLTCDFTYDAGRGDDCLARYVEAAKGVAMDCRPGTAVSYSSLGYNVLGRIIEVLTGTTWDQALKDRLFAPLGLERSMTLPEEALSYRVAMSHLGEPGRYPDPAPAWDLMPRSAGPYGRVLVSAGDVARLARLHLDGGTAPDGTRLLTAGAVADMQRRVADVPDKWTVSADGWGLGWTLYDWDGIAGYGHDGASIGQYGYLRVVPRAGVAVALLTNGGGARELYAALFRELLGELAGVRMPAAFEPPAQAPEVDFSRYVGTYARAGVVITVSERDGAPHLVYEFVDGMKDFSPPLDVDLYAVTESAFAGTGAGPSFSEGYMPVVFSTLSDGTECCCIGMRVAPKVA from the coding sequence ATGTCTGAGAACCATTTCGAACTCGCCCGCTGGCAGGCCAGGTTCGACGAGCTGCGCGCCGCCCATCACGTGCCGGGCGCCGCGCTCGCCGTCCTCGTCGACGGCGAGATCCACGAACTGGCGAGCGGCGTGCTGCACCGCGGGACCGGCGTGGAGGTGACGACGGACTCGGTGTTCCAGTCCGGTTCGATCGCCAAGGTCTACACGGCGACGCTGATCATGCGCCTGGCCGACGAGGGCGAACTGGACCTGGACGCACCGGTGAAGGAGATCCTGCCGGAGTTCGAAACGGCCGACCCCGAAGCGACGCACTCCATCACCACGCGCCAACTCCTCTCCCACACCAGCGGCTTGACGTGCGACTTCACCTACGACGCGGGGCGCGGCGACGACTGCCTCGCGCGATACGTCGAGGCCGCCAAGGGCGTGGCGATGGACTGCCGCCCCGGCACCGCCGTCTCCTACAGCAGCCTCGGCTACAACGTCCTCGGGCGGATCATCGAGGTGCTGACGGGCACGACCTGGGACCAAGCCCTCAAGGACCGCCTGTTCGCCCCGCTGGGACTCGAACGCTCCATGACGCTGCCCGAGGAGGCGCTGTCGTACCGCGTCGCGATGAGCCACCTCGGGGAACCGGGCCGGTACCCGGACCCGGCCCCTGCCTGGGACCTCATGCCGCGCTCGGCGGGCCCGTACGGCCGGGTCCTGGTCTCCGCCGGTGACGTCGCCCGCCTGGCCCGCCTGCACCTCGACGGCGGCACGGCCCCCGACGGCACGCGGCTGCTGACGGCCGGAGCCGTCGCGGACATGCAGCGCCGCGTCGCCGACGTGCCCGACAAGTGGACGGTCAGCGCGGACGGCTGGGGCCTCGGCTGGACCCTCTACGACTGGGACGGCATCGCGGGCTACGGCCACGACGGCGCCTCCATCGGCCAGTACGGCTATCTGCGCGTCGTGCCGCGGGCGGGCGTAGCCGTGGCGCTCCTCACCAACGGCGGCGGCGCGCGGGAGCTCTACGCCGCCCTCTTCCGCGAGCTGCTCGGCGAGCTGGCGGGCGTGCGGATGCCGGCTGCGTTCGAACCGCCCGCGCAGGCGCCGGAGGTGGACTTCTCCCGGTACGTCGGTACGTACGCGCGGGCGGGCGTCGTCATCACCGTCTCCGAGCGCGACGGCGCGCCCCACCTGGTCTACGAGTTCGTGGACGGCATGAAGGACTTCTCGCCGCCGCTGGACGTGGACCTGTACGCCGTGACGGAGTCCGCCTTCGCGGGCACGGGCGCGGGGCCGTCGTTCAGCGAGGGCTACATGCCCGTGGTGTTCTCGACGCTGAGCGACGGCACGGAGTGCTGCTGCATCGGGATGCGGGTGGCGCCGAAGGTGGCGTGA
- the aspS gene encoding aspartate--tRNA ligase, translating to MHRYRSHTCGELRASDVGTDVRLSGWLHNRRDLGGILFIDLRDHYGITQLVARPGTKAAEVLDKLSKETVVRVDGKVVSRGTDNVNPELPTGEIEIEASEVEVLGAAGPLPFTINAEDGVNEERRLEYRFLDLRRERMHRNIMLRSAVIASIRSKMVALGFNEMATPILTATSPEGARDFVVPSRLNPGKFYALPQAPQQFKQLLMISGFDRYFQIAPCFRDEDARADRSPGEFYQLDVEMSFVEQEDVFQPIEKLMTELFTEFGGGREVTSPFPRIPFRESMLKYGNDKPDLRAKLELTDITDIFEGSEFKAFAGKHVRALPVPDTASQSRKFFDGLGDYAVEQGAKGLAWVRVAEDGSLTGPIAKFLTEENVAELTKRLGLEAGHAVFFGAGEFDEVSKIMSAVRVEAAKRAGHFEEGVFRFCWIVDFPMYEKDEDTGKIDFSHNPFSMPQGGMKDLEEKDPLDILAWQYDIVCNGIELSSGAIRNHEPEVMLKAFEIAGYDAETVEHEFAGMLRAFRLGAPPHGGIAPGVDRIVMLLADEPNIRETISFPLNGNAQDLMMGAPTELDESRLRELNISLRKPAAQ from the coding sequence ATGCATCGGTACAGGTCCCACACCTGCGGCGAGCTCCGCGCCTCTGACGTCGGCACCGACGTCCGGCTGAGCGGCTGGCTGCACAATCGCCGAGACCTGGGCGGCATTCTCTTCATCGATCTCCGCGATCACTACGGCATCACGCAGCTGGTGGCCCGCCCCGGCACCAAGGCCGCCGAGGTCCTGGACAAGCTGTCCAAGGAGACCGTCGTCCGCGTCGACGGCAAGGTCGTCTCGCGCGGCACGGACAACGTGAACCCGGAGCTGCCCACCGGCGAGATCGAGATCGAGGCGAGCGAGGTCGAGGTGCTCGGCGCCGCGGGCCCGCTGCCCTTCACGATCAACGCCGAGGACGGCGTGAACGAGGAGCGCCGCCTGGAGTACCGCTTCCTGGACCTGCGCCGCGAGCGCATGCACCGCAACATCATGCTGCGCAGCGCCGTGATCGCCTCGATCCGCTCGAAGATGGTCGCCCTCGGCTTCAACGAGATGGCGACGCCGATCCTCACCGCGACCTCCCCCGAGGGCGCCCGTGACTTCGTCGTCCCGTCCCGCCTGAACCCCGGCAAGTTCTACGCGCTCCCGCAGGCCCCGCAGCAGTTCAAGCAGCTGCTGATGATCTCGGGCTTCGACCGCTACTTCCAGATCGCGCCGTGCTTCCGCGACGAGGACGCCCGCGCGGACCGCTCGCCCGGCGAGTTCTACCAGCTCGACGTCGAGATGAGCTTCGTGGAGCAGGAAGACGTCTTCCAGCCCATCGAGAAGCTGATGACGGAGCTCTTCACGGAGTTCGGCGGCGGCCGCGAGGTCACCTCGCCCTTCCCGCGCATCCCGTTCCGCGAGTCGATGCTGAAGTACGGCAACGACAAGCCCGACCTGCGCGCCAAGCTCGAACTGACCGACATCACGGACATCTTCGAGGGCTCCGAGTTCAAGGCGTTCGCGGGCAAGCACGTGCGCGCCCTGCCGGTGCCGGACACGGCGTCGCAGTCCCGCAAGTTCTTCGACGGCCTGGGCGACTACGCGGTCGAGCAGGGCGCGAAGGGCCTGGCCTGGGTGCGTGTCGCCGAGGACGGTTCGCTGACGGGCCCGATCGCCAAGTTCCTCACCGAGGAGAACGTGGCGGAGCTGACGAAGCGCCTCGGCCTGGAGGCCGGGCACGCCGTCTTCTTCGGCGCGGGCGAGTTCGACGAGGTCTCGAAGATCATGTCCGCCGTCCGCGTCGAGGCCGCGAAGCGCGCCGGCCACTTCGAGGAGGGCGTCTTCCGCTTCTGCTGGATCGTCGACTTCCCGATGTACGAGAAGGACGAGGACACCGGGAAGATCGACTTCTCCCACAACCCCTTCTCGATGCCGCAGGGCGGCATGAAGGACCTGGAGGAGAAGGACCCGCTCGACATCCTCGCCTGGCAGTACGACATCGTCTGCAACGGCATCGAGCTCTCCTCCGGCGCGATCCGGAACCACGAGCCCGAGGTCATGCTCAAGGCGTTCGAGATCGCCGGCTACGACGCGGAGACCGTCGAGCACGAGTTCGCGGGCATGCTGCGGGCGTTCCGCCTCGGTGCGCCGCCGCACGGTGGCATCGCGCCCGGCGTCGACCGCATCGTGATGCTCCTCGCGGACGAGCCGAACATTCGCGAGACGATCTCGTTCCCGCTGAACGGCAATGCGCAGGATCTGATGATGGGGGCGCCCACGGAGCTCGACGAGTCCCGCTTGCGGGAGCTCAACATCTCTTTGCGTAAGCCGGCGGCGCAGTAG
- a CDS encoding SpoIIE family protein phosphatase: MRTDDPLLQVGDDSLPPVRDVLAAIATGLWRWDNASGTVTLDAEAARLLGLPARAQTLTEAGVRSRFHPVDWNEIYGTVQLAVAEGTLAEARLRIMDETGRRVLRTVRSRSKPVMHGATEAYELVGTLQEVTEPAPGTAARTPVTGDWRRSREAFLLDAGRALAEARSTEEVLRVAGGLSMPGFSPDGLAVFGVEGERLTIIGHHGHEPGDDGPFSAMPLDTDYPAAEVVRTGRAVYLSTPEDYRRRYPAAWPLASRFERQSWAFLPLTVAGRTMGAWMAAFTYPVSFTPDERSVLTTVARMLAQALSRAGVAESERELTEGLQRSMLPMLGPQIPGMSVAARYVPTGGGLQVGGDWYDMIPLPSGRIAFVIGDVQGHDVRAAGLMGQLRIALRAYASEGHRPDAVLSRATRFLSGITESITYGSSGTGADEAIEYDPRFATCLYVEADPATGVLEMARAGHPEPAIRMSDGTVLLRPTAGGLPLGIDPDADYPTTRLVLEPGETMLICTDGLIETGGHDLDTGWSRIRATLEEYAGEGEPDALEQLADALVQAVHGPSSHHTTGPFADRREDDIAVLLLSRTGRSERRTDARRTVLTVAQAEPERIAGARSHLRDLLHDWADDDQVDSAVLMVSEMLTNVLVHTDGDALMVAEVTGEPGARRLRAEVADGSDDLPHKRHPGELASSGRGLVLMELLAGAWGVDPRGDGKSIWFELYEDAGASGGFVDVDELDDLDDADELDADVPE, from the coding sequence ATGCGCACCGACGATCCCCTCCTACAGGTGGGGGACGACTCCCTGCCTCCCGTACGGGACGTCCTGGCCGCGATCGCGACCGGGCTGTGGCGCTGGGACAACGCGTCCGGGACGGTCACGCTCGACGCCGAGGCGGCCCGGCTCCTCGGCCTGCCCGCCCGCGCCCAGACCCTCACCGAGGCGGGCGTCCGCTCCCGCTTCCACCCGGTCGACTGGAACGAGATCTACGGAACCGTCCAGCTCGCCGTCGCCGAGGGCACCCTCGCCGAGGCCCGGCTGCGCATCATGGACGAGACGGGGCGGCGGGTCCTGCGGACCGTGCGCAGCCGCTCCAAGCCGGTGATGCACGGGGCGACCGAGGCGTACGAGCTGGTCGGGACCTTGCAGGAGGTCACCGAACCCGCGCCCGGGACCGCCGCCCGCACCCCCGTCACCGGGGACTGGCGCCGCTCCCGCGAGGCGTTCCTGCTCGACGCGGGACGTGCGCTCGCCGAGGCGCGCTCCACGGAGGAGGTCCTCAGGGTCGCCGGGGGGCTCTCCATGCCGGGGTTCTCGCCGGACGGCCTCGCGGTCTTCGGGGTCGAGGGCGAGCGCCTGACGATCATCGGGCACCACGGCCACGAGCCGGGCGACGACGGGCCCTTCTCCGCGATGCCGCTGGACACCGACTATCCGGCCGCGGAGGTGGTGCGCACGGGCCGCGCCGTCTACCTCTCCACCCCGGAGGACTACCGCAGGCGCTACCCCGCCGCCTGGCCGCTCGCCAGCCGCTTCGAACGGCAGTCGTGGGCGTTCCTGCCCCTGACGGTCGCGGGGCGCACGATGGGCGCGTGGATGGCGGCCTTCACGTATCCCGTCTCGTTCACGCCCGACGAGCGCTCCGTCCTGACGACGGTGGCGCGGATGCTGGCGCAGGCCTTGTCGCGGGCCGGGGTCGCGGAGTCCGAGCGGGAGCTGACGGAGGGTCTTCAGCGGTCGATGCTGCCGATGCTCGGGCCGCAGATCCCGGGGATGAGCGTGGCCGCCCGGTATGTGCCGACGGGTGGCGGGCTGCAGGTCGGCGGCGACTGGTACGACATGATTCCGCTGCCCAGCGGCCGTATCGCCTTCGTCATCGGCGACGTGCAGGGGCACGACGTGCGGGCGGCGGGCCTGATGGGGCAGCTGCGGATCGCCCTGCGCGCGTACGCCTCCGAGGGCCACCGTCCCGACGCGGTCCTCTCCCGCGCCACCCGCTTCCTCTCCGGGATCACGGAGTCGATCACCTACGGGTCGAGCGGCACGGGAGCCGACGAGGCCATCGAGTACGACCCGCGCTTCGCGACCTGCCTGTACGTGGAGGCCGACCCGGCGACCGGCGTCCTGGAGATGGCCCGCGCGGGCCACCCCGAGCCCGCGATACGCATGAGCGACGGAACGGTTCTGCTGCGCCCCACCGCGGGCGGCCTGCCGCTCGGCATCGACCCGGACGCCGACTATCCGACCACCCGGCTCGTCCTGGAACCCGGCGAGACGATGCTGATCTGCACCGACGGCCTGATCGAGACCGGCGGCCACGACCTGGACACCGGCTGGTCGCGGATCAGGGCGACGCTGGAGGAGTACGCGGGCGAGGGCGAGCCCGACGCCCTGGAGCAGCTCGCCGACGCGCTCGTGCAGGCCGTGCACGGACCCTCCTCGCACCACACCACCGGGCCCTTCGCGGACCGCCGCGAGGACGACATAGCCGTGCTGCTGCTGAGCAGGACGGGCCGCTCGGAGCGGCGCACGGACGCCCGCCGCACGGTCCTGACCGTCGCGCAGGCCGAGCCGGAGCGCATCGCGGGGGCCCGCAGCCACCTGCGGGACCTGCTGCACGACTGGGCGGACGACGACCAGGTCGACTCGGCGGTCCTGATGGTCTCCGAGATGCTCACGAACGTCCTCGTGCACACGGACGGCGACGCCCTCATGGTCGCCGAGGTCACCGGCGAGCCCGGGGCACGGCGGTTGCGGGCCGAGGTCGCCGACGGCAGCGACGACCTGCCGCACAAGCGCCACCCGGGCGAGCTCGCCTCGTCGGGCCGCGGCCTGGTCCTGATGGAGCTGCTCGCCGGGGCGTGGGGCGTGGACCCGCGCGGCGACGGCAAGAGCATCTGGTTCGAGCTCTACGAGGACGCGGGCGCCTCCGGCGGTTTCGTGGACGTGGACGAGCTGGACGACCTGGACGACGCGGACGAGCTGGACGCCGACGTGCCGGAGTAG